One genomic window of Choristoneura fumiferana chromosome 14, NRCan_CFum_1, whole genome shotgun sequence includes the following:
- the LOC141435167 gene encoding ejaculatory bulb-specific protein 3-like, with the protein MQALLVVALFAPLVLCYDAKYDAIDVDKILGDDKMFDTYIACMLDKGPCSLEHSADFRQLLPEVIATACEKCSDKQKSNLRKSVKALQERKPAEFKEFREKFDPKGEYEEKFAAFVLETK; encoded by the exons ATGCAAGCCCTTCTCGTCGTCGCACTCTTCGCGCCGCTCGTGCTCTGCTACGACGCCAAATACGATGCTATCGACGTCGACAAGATCCTCGGTGACGATAAAATGTTCGATACCTATATTGCCTGCATGCTCGACAAGGGGCCTTGCTCGTTGGAACACTCGGCAGACTTCAGGC AGTTACTTCCCGAAGTCATTGCAACAGCTTGTGAAAAATGCTCGGATAAACAGAAATCAAATTTGAGAAAATCTGTGAAAGCTCTACAAGAGAGGAAGCCCGCTGAATTCAAAGAGTTCCGGGAGAAGTTTGACCCCAAAGGAGAGTACGAAGAGAAATTTGCTGCCTTCGTCCTTGAGACAAAGTAA
- the LOC141435166 gene encoding ejaculatory bulb-specific protein 3-like: MRSCIVFACLLVSVFAAEKYNSKYDNFDVETLISNDRLLKSYVNCFLDKGRCTPEGTDFKKTLPDAVETTCAKCTDKQKTNIKKVIKAIQTRHPRQWDELVKKNDPTGKHIVNFNKFIES; encoded by the exons ATGAGGAGCTGTATTGTGTTCGCTTGCCTGCTCGTTTCGGTGTTTGCTGCTGAGAAATACAATTCCAAATATGACAACTTTGATGTGGAGACCCTGATCTCAAATGACAGGCTACTGAAGTCGTATGTCAACTGCTTCTTGGACAAAGGCCGGTGCACTCCAGAAGGCACAGATTTTAAAA AAACCCTTCCCGACGCCGTCGAGACCACTTGTGCGAAATGCACAGACAAACAGAAGACAAACATCAAAAAAGTGATCAAGGCCATCCAGACCAGACATCCTAGGCAATGGGACGAACTCGTGAAGAAGAACGATCCTACCGGCAAACACATCGTGAATTTCAATAAGTTCATTGAGAGCTAA